The following are encoded together in the Tepidiforma bonchosmolovskayae genome:
- a CDS encoding alpha/beta fold hydrolase, giving the protein MPYVPTRDIITYYEEAGSGEPLVLIRGLGSDLQAWAPQVPLLAKHFRVITYDNRGAGRTGAPDRPYSIAGMADDLAALLDELKVEKAHVLGYSMGGMIAQEFALRHPGRLEKLILLATTAKPDGYVRAVVQSFITVRRTNISREGFVRTLAPYLYTAELFDDEERYERAILVSVQNPYAQQDHAFIRQAQAILAHDTSGRLGSIKAPTLVVTNRDDILIPPRHGEALAKGIPGAQHRSLDGAHAGVTEYPVEHCTAFAEFLGAAVTA; this is encoded by the coding sequence ATGCCGTACGTTCCCACGCGCGACATCATCACCTACTACGAGGAAGCCGGTTCGGGTGAGCCGCTGGTGCTCATCCGGGGCCTCGGGAGCGACCTGCAGGCGTGGGCGCCGCAGGTGCCGCTGCTGGCGAAGCACTTCCGCGTGATTACGTACGACAACCGCGGCGCGGGGCGCACGGGGGCGCCGGACCGGCCGTACAGCATTGCGGGGATGGCGGACGACCTGGCGGCGCTGCTGGACGAGCTGAAGGTGGAGAAGGCGCACGTCCTCGGGTATTCAATGGGCGGGATGATTGCGCAGGAGTTTGCGCTGCGGCACCCGGGGCGGCTCGAGAAGCTCATCCTGCTGGCGACGACGGCGAAGCCGGACGGCTATGTGCGGGCGGTGGTCCAGTCGTTCATCACGGTGCGGCGGACGAACATTTCGCGTGAGGGGTTTGTGCGGACGCTGGCGCCGTACCTGTACACGGCGGAGCTGTTCGACGACGAGGAGCGGTACGAGCGCGCGATTCTCGTGAGCGTGCAGAACCCGTACGCGCAGCAGGACCATGCGTTCATCCGGCAGGCGCAGGCGATCCTGGCGCACGATACGAGCGGGCGGCTGGGGAGCATCAAGGCGCCGACGCTGGTGGTGACGAACCGGGACGACATCCTGATTCCGCCGCGGCACGGCGAAGCGCTGGCGAAGGGGATCCCCGGGGCGCAGCACCGTTCGCTCGACGGGGCGCATGCGGGGGTAACCGAGTACCCGGTGGAGCACTGCACGGCGTTTGCGGAGTTCCTCGGGGCGGCCGTCACGGCCTGA
- the rho gene encoding transcription termination factor Rho: protein MGLEDVYALRKSDLIFRLLQAQAEARGNVFSGGFLEVSDDGNYGFLRGPSMLPGPNDIYVSQSQLRRFALRPGDYVTGQVRHPKDNEKFYGLLKVEAVNGMDPETAKRRPHFENLTAIFPYQQLKLETTPDNLTHRIIDLIAPIGRGQRGLIVSPPKAGKTMLLKNIANGISTNYPDVHLMVLLIGERPEEVTDMQRSVRGEVVSSTFDEPVEDHTRVAEMALERAKRLVEGGKDVVILLDSITRLTRAYNLALPPSGRTLSGGVDPIALYPPKRLFGAARKCEEGGSLTILATCLVDTGSRMDEVVFEEFKGTGNMELRLDRRLAERRYYPAIDIQASGTRREELLLDEKTLKGVWLVRRMTAMISQNSPNQLEATERLLERLARTNNNEEFLASLKSDL from the coding sequence ATGGGCCTCGAGGATGTGTACGCGCTGCGGAAGAGCGACCTGATCTTCCGGCTGCTGCAGGCGCAGGCGGAGGCCCGGGGGAACGTGTTCAGCGGCGGCTTCCTGGAAGTGAGCGACGACGGGAACTACGGGTTCCTGCGCGGGCCTTCGATGCTGCCGGGGCCGAACGACATCTATGTGTCGCAGTCGCAGCTGCGGCGGTTTGCGCTGCGGCCGGGCGACTACGTGACCGGGCAGGTTCGGCACCCGAAGGACAACGAGAAGTTCTACGGGCTGCTGAAGGTGGAAGCCGTGAACGGGATGGACCCGGAGACGGCGAAGCGGCGGCCGCACTTCGAGAACCTGACGGCGATCTTCCCGTACCAGCAGCTGAAGCTGGAGACGACGCCGGACAACCTGACGCACCGGATCATCGACCTGATTGCGCCGATCGGGCGCGGGCAGCGCGGGCTGATCGTTTCGCCGCCGAAGGCCGGCAAGACGATGCTGCTGAAGAACATCGCGAACGGCATCTCCACGAACTACCCGGACGTGCACCTGATGGTGCTGCTCATCGGCGAGCGGCCCGAAGAGGTGACGGACATGCAGCGGAGCGTCCGGGGCGAGGTGGTGAGCTCGACGTTCGACGAGCCGGTGGAGGACCACACCCGGGTGGCCGAGATGGCGCTGGAGCGGGCGAAGCGGCTGGTGGAAGGCGGGAAGGACGTGGTGATCCTGCTGGATTCGATCACGCGGCTGACGCGGGCGTACAACCTTGCGCTGCCGCCGAGCGGCCGGACGCTCTCCGGCGGCGTGGACCCGATCGCGCTCTACCCGCCGAAGCGGCTGTTCGGCGCGGCGCGGAAGTGCGAGGAGGGCGGTTCGCTGACGATCCTGGCGACCTGCCTGGTGGACACCGGCTCGCGGATGGATGAGGTGGTGTTCGAGGAGTTCAAGGGCACAGGCAACATGGAGCTGCGGCTCGACCGGCGGCTGGCGGAGCGGCGGTACTACCCGGCGATCGACATCCAGGCGTCGGGGACGCGGCGGGAAGAGCTGCTGCTCGACGAGAAAACGCTCAAGGGCGTCTGGCTTGTGCGGCGGATGACCGCTATGATTTCGCAGAACTCGCCGAACCAGCTCGAGGCGACCGAGAGGCTGCTCGAGCGGCTTGCGAGGACGAACAACAACGAGGAGTTTCTCGCCAGCCTGAAGTCGGACCTCTAG
- a CDS encoding peptidoglycan DD-metalloendopeptidase family protein produces MALALVAVVSATRFPARSSASAQAPVPQFAFSGVAGAAQRPGQAVFRPAATTQTLGSVVAVASRTEALDARAVGGVSPVHSLSAGVTAAAATSGEVGAGIKPLADIIDPRSPIVEYETQAGDTVSGVAAKFGISMQTLLDNNPTVRNPNLLPKGLILIIPRKDGILHKVAYGETVDSIVKQYDNITAAQVIEYKPNNITDPNNLEAGKMLLLVGAKIKPPPPPPPPPQRPSQPGVPSGPSAGGAPAPSSGGIFKNFPLAAWRGISDPFGTPRGGSSYHTGIDLDLYGFGPSPLFAVCDGVVSRTEYLTYSYGYYVVIDCGGGWTTLYAHMSQIDVVPGQAVSAGQTIGLTGLTGFTTGHHLHFEIRYNGGFVDPALYLNF; encoded by the coding sequence GTGGCGCTGGCACTCGTCGCCGTTGTTTCGGCCACGCGATTCCCGGCCCGCTCCTCGGCATCGGCACAGGCACCGGTTCCCCAGTTCGCATTCTCGGGCGTCGCAGGTGCGGCGCAGCGCCCGGGCCAGGCCGTTTTCCGGCCGGCAGCAACAACGCAGACCCTCGGCTCGGTGGTGGCGGTGGCGTCCCGCACGGAGGCGCTCGACGCGAGGGCGGTGGGCGGCGTTTCGCCGGTGCACTCGCTTTCGGCAGGGGTGACGGCAGCGGCGGCGACCTCGGGCGAGGTGGGCGCCGGCATCAAGCCGCTGGCGGACATCATCGACCCGCGGAGCCCGATTGTGGAGTACGAGACGCAGGCGGGCGACACGGTGTCGGGCGTGGCGGCGAAGTTCGGGATTTCGATGCAGACGCTGCTGGACAACAACCCGACGGTGCGGAACCCGAACCTGCTGCCGAAGGGGCTGATTCTCATCATCCCGCGGAAGGACGGCATCCTGCACAAGGTGGCGTACGGAGAGACGGTCGACTCGATCGTGAAGCAGTACGACAACATCACAGCGGCGCAGGTGATCGAGTACAAGCCGAACAACATTACGGACCCGAACAACCTGGAGGCGGGCAAGATGCTGCTCCTGGTGGGGGCGAAGATTAAGCCACCGCCACCGCCTCCTCCGCCGCCGCAGCGGCCCTCGCAGCCGGGGGTGCCGTCGGGCCCGTCGGCGGGCGGTGCGCCTGCGCCGAGCTCGGGCGGCATCTTCAAGAACTTCCCGCTGGCGGCATGGCGCGGTATCAGCGACCCGTTCGGCACGCCGCGGGGCGGTTCGTCGTACCACACGGGCATCGACCTCGACCTGTACGGCTTCGGTCCCTCGCCCCTGTTCGCGGTCTGCGACGGCGTGGTGAGCCGGACAGAGTACCTGACCTACAGCTACGGCTACTACGTGGTGATCGACTGCGGCGGCGGGTGGACGACGCTCTACGCGCACATGAGCCAGATCGACGTGGTGCCGGGCCAGGCGGTAAGCGCAGGGCAGACGATCGGCCTGACGGGGCTGACGGGCTTCACGACGGGCCACCACCTGCACTTCGAAATCCGGTACAACGGCGGCTTCGTCGACCCGGCGCTCTACCTGAACTTCTAG
- a CDS encoding chloride channel protein yields the protein MVAARRSSLAGRRRLTQSRRISRAVWLGVLIGLAAGAGSIAFHELIGLFDRLLLGGLAGYHPPMPLGDGGSAGSGPDRAWALPLVIAFGGLASGLLTTFLAPEAAGHGTDNGIRTFHWNSGRVRWPVIPVKLLASAITIGSGGAAGPEGPNAQVGGGLGSLIADRLGLEPAERRRALAAGIGAGIGAIFRAPLGGAMMAAEVLYKHDLEADVILLALISSITAYALFGAYTDFTPIFGNAGGFAFSHPGELPYYALLGLLAGLAGLLFARVFYGTEAAFHRLPLPTWAKPALGGAAVGAIGIAFPEAIHVGYGWVQQAFTPAGALAFSPWLLLALPFLRILTTSLTVGSGGSGGIFGPGMVIGGLLGAAYWRLGHTLPGFPQEPGPVVIIGMTALFGAIAHVPLSMLLMVAEMTGNLSLLAPAMAAVAIATLVVGDETIYRQQPPTRADSPAHRHRFAFPLLSALPARQAAIPLITLDPSLPAADALARLREAGARYAVTILDGGAPAEVLAGRLEGSPDGTVARIAVPLPAVVQAEWPLDRALDALAEHERRWLPVVDTAVEGAPIIGQVDARALLRAYRRAASQQLRPLNPLSENIDALDVTLTPASPLAHRRLADVPFPPGARVAAVERGGQAFVPRGELILLPGDRVTVTFLPRARSAVIDLLAPPAGEPPGQSRA from the coding sequence GTGGTCGCCGCCAGGAGATCCTCCCTCGCGGGGAGGCGCCGTCTCACCCAATCACGGCGCATCTCCCGCGCCGTCTGGCTCGGAGTCCTCATCGGCCTCGCGGCCGGCGCTGGGTCGATCGCCTTCCACGAGCTGATCGGACTCTTCGACCGGCTCCTCCTCGGCGGCCTTGCTGGGTACCACCCCCCCATGCCCCTGGGAGATGGCGGCAGCGCCGGCAGCGGCCCCGACCGCGCCTGGGCCCTCCCCCTCGTCATCGCCTTCGGCGGCCTCGCCAGCGGCCTTCTCACCACCTTCCTCGCCCCCGAGGCCGCGGGGCACGGCACCGACAACGGTATCCGCACCTTTCACTGGAACAGCGGACGTGTCCGCTGGCCGGTCATCCCGGTCAAGCTGCTCGCCTCTGCGATCACCATCGGCAGCGGCGGTGCTGCCGGGCCCGAGGGCCCCAATGCCCAGGTCGGCGGCGGCCTCGGCTCGCTCATCGCCGACCGCCTCGGCCTCGAGCCAGCGGAACGGCGGCGCGCCCTCGCAGCCGGTATCGGCGCCGGCATCGGCGCCATCTTCCGCGCGCCGCTGGGCGGCGCCATGATGGCCGCCGAGGTCCTCTACAAGCACGACCTCGAAGCCGACGTCATCCTCCTCGCCCTCATCAGCTCCATCACCGCCTACGCCCTCTTCGGCGCCTATACCGACTTCACCCCCATCTTCGGCAACGCCGGCGGTTTCGCCTTCTCTCACCCCGGCGAACTCCCCTACTACGCCCTCCTCGGCCTGCTCGCCGGGCTCGCCGGGCTCCTCTTCGCCCGCGTCTTCTACGGCACCGAGGCCGCCTTCCACCGCCTGCCGCTGCCTACCTGGGCGAAGCCTGCCCTTGGCGGGGCGGCCGTCGGCGCCATCGGCATCGCCTTCCCCGAGGCGATCCACGTCGGCTACGGCTGGGTCCAGCAGGCCTTCACCCCGGCGGGCGCCCTCGCCTTTTCGCCCTGGCTTCTCCTCGCGCTCCCCTTCCTCCGCATCCTCACCACCTCGCTCACCGTCGGCTCCGGCGGCTCCGGCGGCATCTTCGGCCCCGGCATGGTGATTGGCGGCCTCCTCGGCGCCGCCTACTGGCGGCTCGGCCACACCCTCCCCGGCTTCCCGCAAGAGCCCGGTCCCGTCGTCATCATCGGCATGACCGCCCTCTTCGGCGCCATCGCCCACGTCCCGCTCTCCATGCTCCTGATGGTCGCCGAGATGACCGGCAACCTCTCCCTCCTGGCCCCCGCCATGGCCGCCGTCGCCATCGCGACCCTCGTCGTCGGCGACGAAACCATCTACCGCCAGCAGCCTCCCACGCGCGCCGACTCCCCAGCTCACCGCCATCGGTTCGCCTTCCCGCTACTCTCAGCCCTGCCCGCGCGACAGGCTGCCATTCCGCTCATCACCCTCGACCCGAGCCTCCCCGCCGCCGACGCCCTCGCCCGTCTCCGGGAAGCCGGCGCCCGTTACGCGGTCACCATCCTCGATGGTGGCGCGCCCGCCGAGGTGCTCGCCGGCCGCCTCGAGGGAAGCCCCGACGGCACCGTGGCCAGGATCGCCGTCCCGCTCCCGGCCGTCGTCCAGGCCGAATGGCCGCTCGACCGCGCCCTCGACGCCCTCGCCGAGCACGAGCGCCGCTGGCTTCCCGTCGTCGATACCGCCGTCGAAGGCGCACCCATCATCGGCCAGGTCGACGCACGGGCCCTCCTCAGGGCCTACCGCCGCGCCGCCTCCCAGCAGCTCCGGCCGCTCAATCCCCTCTCCGAGAACATCGACGCCCTCGATGTCACGCTCACGCCCGCATCACCCCTTGCGCACCGCCGGCTCGCCGACGTCCCCTTTCCCCCGGGCGCACGCGTCGCGGCTGTCGAGCGCGGCGGCCAGGCGTTCGTCCCTCGCGGTGAGCTCATCCTCCTCCCCGGGGACCGCGTTACCGTCACCTTCCTCCCCCGCGCCCGCAGCGCCGTCATCGACCTGCTCGCCCCGCCCGCCGGCGAACCGCCCGGTCAGTCCCGCGCGTAG
- a CDS encoding aldehyde ferredoxin oxidoreductase family protein, producing MALGGYAGRVGTVDLTSGTVSYAPIPEEWARKYIGARGVGVRYVFEAGPRVDPLGPDNVLCFMNGPLTGTEASMSGRLAIVTKSPLTGTVTDSHQGGWSAARLRWAGFDGLVFKGISPKPVYAYVHDGQVELRDASDLWGKGVHETRDILRERHGTDDLSVIAIGQAGENTVRFASWINENDRASGRGGTGCVGGAKKLKAVVIKAARNYPRAADRDAWRTAHSNALKKIMDEANITSPRKGGLSVYGTNVLMNVTNTIGALGARNSQETHFDGAEKLSGEYVKEHYLIDDPTCHACPVACKKEVEIKEGPYRVKMESVEYEPAWSLGANCGNDDVASVAFMIDRANDWGYDAIEIGQVLSCLMEATQREYIPAGEGLAWGDRDGMIEVMRKVAFREGIGNRLADGIEPFARSIGHLEIAMTVKGQATPAYDPRGLKGMGLGYATSNRGACHLRGYSPASELGVIGLKTDPLAWQGKGELLKLLQDIHAFSDSLDLCKFSAFAEGPEEYAEQYRVMVGIDSFGPDDVLKAGERIYNLERYYNNLAGFREGSDTLPRRFLEEPSNSKGSQGQVCELDRMLDEYYRVRGWKDGVVTEEKLRELEIV from the coding sequence ATGGCACTCGGAGGCTACGCCGGCCGCGTCGGCACCGTCGACCTCACCAGCGGCACCGTCAGCTATGCGCCCATCCCCGAAGAATGGGCCCGCAAATACATCGGCGCCCGCGGCGTCGGCGTCCGCTACGTCTTCGAAGCCGGCCCCCGCGTCGACCCGCTCGGCCCCGACAACGTCCTCTGCTTTATGAACGGGCCCCTCACCGGCACCGAAGCCTCGATGAGCGGCCGCCTCGCCATCGTTACCAAGAGCCCGCTCACCGGCACCGTCACCGACAGCCACCAGGGAGGCTGGAGCGCCGCCCGCCTCCGCTGGGCCGGCTTCGACGGCCTCGTCTTCAAAGGCATCTCCCCAAAGCCCGTCTACGCCTACGTCCACGATGGCCAGGTCGAACTCCGTGATGCCTCCGACCTCTGGGGCAAGGGCGTCCACGAAACCCGCGACATCCTCCGCGAGCGCCACGGCACCGACGACCTGAGCGTCATCGCCATCGGCCAGGCCGGCGAAAACACCGTCCGCTTCGCCAGCTGGATCAACGAAAACGACCGCGCCTCCGGCCGCGGCGGCACCGGCTGCGTCGGCGGCGCCAAGAAGCTCAAGGCCGTCGTCATCAAGGCCGCCCGCAACTACCCCCGCGCCGCCGACCGCGACGCCTGGCGCACCGCCCATAGCAACGCCCTCAAGAAAATCATGGACGAGGCGAACATCACCTCCCCCCGCAAGGGCGGCCTCTCCGTCTATGGCACCAACGTCCTCATGAACGTCACCAACACCATCGGCGCACTCGGCGCCCGCAACAGCCAGGAGACCCACTTCGACGGCGCCGAAAAGCTCTCCGGCGAGTACGTCAAAGAGCACTACCTCATCGACGACCCCACCTGCCACGCCTGCCCCGTCGCCTGCAAGAAGGAGGTCGAAATCAAAGAAGGCCCCTACAGGGTCAAGATGGAGTCCGTCGAATATGAGCCCGCCTGGTCGCTCGGCGCCAACTGCGGCAACGACGACGTCGCCTCCGTCGCCTTCATGATCGACCGCGCCAACGACTGGGGCTACGACGCCATCGAGATCGGCCAGGTCCTCTCCTGCCTCATGGAAGCCACCCAGCGCGAGTACATCCCCGCCGGCGAAGGGCTCGCCTGGGGCGACCGCGACGGCATGATCGAGGTCATGCGCAAGGTCGCCTTCCGTGAGGGCATCGGCAACCGCCTCGCCGACGGCATCGAGCCGTTCGCCCGCTCCATCGGCCACCTCGAAATCGCCATGACCGTCAAAGGCCAGGCCACCCCCGCCTACGACCCCCGCGGCCTCAAAGGCATGGGCCTCGGCTACGCCACCTCCAACCGCGGCGCCTGCCACCTCCGCGGCTACAGCCCCGCCTCCGAGCTCGGCGTCATCGGCCTCAAGACCGACCCCCTCGCCTGGCAGGGCAAGGGCGAGCTCCTCAAGCTCCTCCAGGACATCCACGCCTTCTCCGATTCCCTCGACCTCTGCAAGTTCTCCGCCTTCGCCGAAGGCCCCGAAGAGTACGCCGAACAGTACCGCGTCATGGTCGGCATCGACAGCTTCGGCCCCGACGACGTCCTCAAGGCCGGCGAACGGATCTACAACCTCGAGCGGTACTACAACAACCTCGCCGGCTTCCGCGAAGGCTCCGATACCCTCCCCAGGCGGTTCCTCGAAGAGCCCTCCAACTCCAAAGGCTCCCAGGGCCAGGTCTGCGAGCTCGACCGGATGCTCGACGAGTACTACCGCGTCCGCGGCTGGAAGGACGGCGTCGTCACCGAAGAGAAGCTCCGCGAGCTCGAGATCGTCTAG
- a CDS encoding TrmO family methyltransferase domain-containing protein: protein MRLSRFFGRRDYGWVRPEPPREVTLRAVAFVRSPVAKPRPHGWATVESSIVFEPEHAARLEGIERFGHVIVVFYLDVAEGAPEKPEQLELAGGRMAGIFATRSQLRPNHLGVSVAELLGREGLELRVRGLDAIDRTPVLDVKPYLAEYDRR, encoded by the coding sequence ATGCGGCTCTCCAGGTTTTTCGGGCGCAGGGATTACGGCTGGGTGCGGCCGGAACCGCCGCGGGAGGTGACGCTGCGGGCGGTGGCATTCGTGCGCAGCCCGGTGGCGAAGCCGCGGCCGCACGGCTGGGCGACGGTCGAGAGCAGCATCGTGTTCGAGCCGGAGCACGCGGCGCGGCTGGAGGGGATCGAGCGGTTCGGCCACGTGATCGTGGTGTTCTACCTCGACGTGGCGGAGGGGGCGCCGGAGAAGCCTGAGCAGCTGGAGCTGGCAGGGGGGCGCATGGCTGGGATCTTCGCGACGAGAAGCCAGCTGCGGCCGAACCACCTGGGTGTCTCGGTGGCGGAGCTGCTGGGCCGGGAGGGGCTGGAGCTGCGGGTGCGGGGGCTGGATGCGATCGATCGGACGCCCGTGCTGGACGTGAAGCCGTACCTGGCCGAGTACGACCGGAGGTAG
- a CDS encoding alpha/beta fold hydrolase translates to MPLFGEPGQRIAYERYPHAGGGPPLYLIHGFTASAASFAANIAPLREHFTVVTVELLGHGGSDAPDDPALYGPGPAVERILGLMDALGDERGLLCGHSLGGAVAVQCALAAPERFAGLVIINSASAAGTPAWAEAARAGMAELAARVRAEGTGFLKRTRLYPAHSRRLDERSRELLTRDFDRLTPAGLAGTAEGLIPFVNAFERLPELQVPVLVVAGQRDRDFMEVLPGFLAQLPHGLARVVELPEAGHAANLEQPREFEAAVIDFAREIGYLPAADGTAPRHAAGSSTLNVLGGLLVAAGLGMLAAALVVAQLGKDGGRSFVAAEPEATPTAGFTPVTAVAGTRTAIPLPAGGVATLTPAATVSGSTPAAGAAVPPSPTPTATPRAAGAAATPTPTATLAPSPTPTATATPAGPYAAIAGPLRVGVGESATYFDASRPVPLRVTWVTPSGTVRDVHGVTVTFPSEGCFAVTMEAVFPDGVTRTAVVNVAVGGATCGG, encoded by the coding sequence ATGCCGCTCTTCGGGGAGCCGGGGCAGCGCATCGCGTATGAGCGGTATCCGCACGCAGGCGGCGGGCCGCCCCTGTACCTCATCCACGGTTTCACGGCGAGCGCTGCATCGTTCGCGGCGAATATTGCCCCGCTGCGGGAGCACTTCACGGTGGTGACCGTGGAGCTGCTGGGACACGGCGGCTCGGATGCGCCGGACGACCCCGCCCTCTACGGGCCCGGCCCGGCGGTGGAGCGAATCCTGGGGCTGATGGATGCGCTTGGCGACGAGCGGGGGCTGCTTTGCGGACATTCGCTCGGCGGCGCGGTGGCGGTGCAGTGCGCGCTGGCGGCGCCGGAGCGGTTCGCGGGGCTCGTGATCATCAACTCGGCGTCGGCGGCCGGGACGCCGGCATGGGCCGAGGCGGCGCGGGCGGGGATGGCCGAGCTGGCGGCACGGGTCCGGGCTGAAGGCACCGGCTTCCTGAAGCGGACACGGCTCTACCCTGCGCACAGCCGCCGGCTGGACGAGCGGTCGCGCGAGCTGCTGACGCGGGACTTCGACCGGCTGACGCCGGCGGGGCTGGCCGGGACGGCGGAAGGGCTGATTCCGTTCGTTAATGCGTTCGAGCGGCTGCCGGAGCTGCAGGTGCCGGTGCTGGTCGTGGCCGGGCAGCGGGACCGGGACTTTATGGAGGTGCTGCCGGGATTCCTGGCGCAGCTGCCGCACGGGCTGGCGCGGGTCGTGGAGCTGCCGGAAGCGGGGCACGCCGCCAACCTCGAGCAGCCACGCGAGTTCGAGGCGGCGGTTATCGACTTCGCACGGGAGATCGGCTACCTGCCGGCGGCGGACGGCACGGCGCCGCGGCATGCGGCGGGGTCGAGCACGCTGAATGTGCTGGGCGGGCTGCTGGTGGCGGCGGGGCTGGGGATGCTCGCGGCGGCGCTGGTGGTGGCACAGCTCGGGAAGGACGGCGGGCGGAGCTTCGTGGCGGCCGAGCCGGAGGCGACGCCGACGGCGGGGTTCACGCCGGTGACGGCGGTAGCGGGGACGCGGACGGCGATTCCGCTGCCGGCGGGCGGGGTTGCGACGCTGACGCCAGCTGCGACCGTTTCGGGTTCGACACCGGCGGCAGGGGCAGCGGTGCCGCCTTCGCCCACGCCGACGGCCACACCGCGGGCGGCAGGCGCGGCTGCCACGCCCACACCGACCGCGACGCTGGCCCCTTCGCCGACGCCGACGGCGACGGCCACGCCGGCGGGTCCGTACGCGGCGATTGCGGGGCCGCTCCGGGTTGGGGTGGGCGAATCGGCAACGTACTTCGATGCCTCGCGGCCGGTGCCGCTGCGGGTGACGTGGGTGACGCCCTCCGGGACGGTGCGGGACGTGCACGGGGTGACGGTGACGTTCCCGTCGGAGGGGTGTTTCGCGGTGACGATGGAGGCGGTGTTCCCCGACGGGGTGACGCGGACGGCGGTGGTGAACGTGGCGGTGGGCGGCGCGACCTGCGGCGGCTGA
- a CDS encoding tyrosine-protein phosphatase — protein sequence MHDTTIPGDLEGVHNFRPVGPYRVAGGRTMRPGRLFRSGALEPMTPRDREVLERVIGVRTILDLRHPDELAMANGPHPLSDRVVWLSIFREEWRQEDLIAELNGLYGLGPSPRRYLHYLEIGGDRLARAFELFAEEPRYPFLVHCTAGKDRTGVLIGMIMDVLGADPADIAYEYGLSDASIDRLLAYLRASGRQLEGTEEEIRARLSTPPERMAGFIELLHKEHGGAEAFFRKQGVSEATIDRVRELLTV from the coding sequence ATGCACGATACGACGATTCCCGGCGACCTCGAAGGCGTTCACAATTTCCGGCCGGTGGGACCGTACCGCGTGGCAGGCGGGCGGACGATGCGGCCGGGGCGGCTCTTTCGCTCGGGCGCGCTCGAACCGATGACGCCGCGGGACCGGGAGGTCCTGGAGCGGGTCATCGGGGTGCGGACGATCCTGGACCTGCGCCACCCGGATGAGCTGGCGATGGCGAACGGCCCGCACCCGCTGAGCGACCGGGTGGTCTGGCTTTCGATCTTCCGGGAGGAGTGGCGGCAGGAGGACCTTATCGCCGAACTGAACGGGCTGTACGGGCTGGGGCCATCGCCGCGCCGGTACCTGCACTACCTGGAGATCGGCGGCGACCGGCTGGCGCGGGCGTTCGAGCTGTTCGCGGAGGAGCCGCGCTACCCGTTCCTGGTGCACTGCACGGCGGGCAAGGACCGGACCGGGGTGCTGATCGGGATGATCATGGACGTGCTGGGGGCCGACCCGGCCGATATTGCGTACGAGTACGGGCTGAGCGATGCGAGCATCGACCGGCTGCTGGCGTACCTGCGTGCGAGCGGCCGGCAGCTCGAGGGGACGGAGGAGGAGATCCGGGCGCGGCTTTCGACGCCGCCGGAGCGGATGGCGGGGTTCATCGAGCTGCTGCATAAGGAGCACGGCGGCGCGGAGGCGTTCTTCCGGAAGCAGGGTGTGAGCGAGGCGACGATCGACCGGGTGCGGGAGCTGCTGACCGTCTGA
- the lepB gene encoding signal peptidase I produces MGDAPQPQRRLSWPSLRVAGDDEPAADPSGNWLPSAAPRDADPGGLPPPTFDWLYRDPRRWAPQHGPRGRDPSALPGPFLPPGPADAPHGAHASPAPALEPAPAVSPAAGSRALPLVREIVETILLAVLVFLAVRASVQHYRVDGTSMYPTLEDGEFLLVNSLVYTRVDVEALARYVPGWDPGPPARRYLFHAPERGDIVVFHHPSGVHRDLVKRVIGLPGETVEMRGGVVYINGRRLIEPYLADGDVPLGDMAPVVVPPDSYFVMGDNRNHSQDSRVLGPIPIDDIVGKAFLTWWPREKFGLAPNQAPRLAGAED; encoded by the coding sequence ATGGGCGACGCCCCGCAGCCCCAGCGGCGCCTCAGCTGGCCTTCGCTCCGCGTCGCCGGCGACGATGAACCCGCCGCCGACCCCTCCGGCAACTGGCTCCCCTCCGCTGCGCCGCGCGACGCCGACCCCGGCGGCCTGCCGCCCCCCACCTTCGACTGGCTCTACCGCGACCCCCGCCGCTGGGCGCCCCAGCACGGCCCCCGCGGCCGCGACCCCTCCGCCCTTCCCGGACCCTTCCTCCCTCCCGGCCCGGCCGATGCTCCGCACGGCGCACACGCGTCTCCGGCGCCCGCGCTCGAACCCGCCCCCGCGGTCTCGCCCGCCGCCGGCAGCCGCGCCCTGCCCCTCGTCCGCGAAATCGTCGAGACCATCCTCCTCGCCGTCCTCGTCTTCCTGGCCGTCCGCGCCAGCGTCCAGCACTACCGCGTCGACGGCACCTCCATGTATCCCACCCTCGAAGACGGCGAGTTCCTCCTCGTTAACTCCCTCGTCTACACCCGCGTCGACGTCGAGGCCCTCGCCCGCTACGTCCCCGGCTGGGACCCCGGCCCGCCGGCCCGCCGCTACCTCTTCCACGCCCCCGAACGCGGCGACATCGTCGTCTTCCACCACCCCTCCGGCGTCCATCGCGACCTCGTCAAGCGCGTCATCGGCCTCCCCGGCGAAACCGTCGAAATGCGCGGCGGCGTGGTCTACATCAACGGCCGCCGCCTGATCGAGCCGTACCTCGCCGATGGCGACGTGCCGCTCGGCGACATGGCGCCCGTTGTCGTACCCCCGGACAGCTACTTCGTCATGGGCGACAACCGCAACCATTCCCAGGACAGCCGCGTCCTTGGCCCCATCCCCATCGACGACATTGTTGGAAAGGCCTTTCTCACCTGGTGGCCGCGCGAAAAGTTCGGCCTCGCCCCGAACCAGGCGCCCCGCCTGGCCGGCGCCGAAGACTGA